The following are encoded in a window of Fibrobacter sp. UWP2 genomic DNA:
- a CDS encoding phosphoenolpyruvate carboxykinase (GTP) — MSLTLNDIKHPKISTWVNEMIAMCEPDNVVVVDGSKEEYDALMQKCVKAGLATKLAKKENCYLFRSLPSDVARVESRTFISSVKEEDAGPTNHWIDPSELKQTMRKLYKGCMHGRTMYVIPFCMGPLGSPISKNGIEVTDSEYVVLNMDIMTRAGKKVLDIFNADVNAEFVPCLHSVGKPLRECESDNGIWPCADVEYKYITQFPEERLIWSYGSGYGGNALLGKKCFALRIATVLARDEGWLAEHMLILKLTNPKGEVKYVTGAFPSACGKTNLAMLIPTIPGWKVETIGDDIAWMKFGKDGRLYAINPEAGFFGVAPGTSAESNKNALISAEKNTIYTNCALTEDGDVWWEGIGYPAKGKLVDWKGKTRDALPKDKAPKGEEMAHPNARFTAPAKQCPCIAKEWEDPAGVPISAILFGGRRPSTIPLVHQSLSWNHGVFLGSIVGSEITAASTIDASQVGKIRRDPFAILPFCGYNMGDYFKHWIEIGKKSTEDKLPKIFYVNWFRKDANNEKLPGGFMWPGYGDNSRVLAWIFDRCNGVDNAVETPIGYMPKEGAINTDGLADYYKETLPQITKVDVEGWKKELADVKENHYPKFGKHLPKELSEIIDMIQDRLNKA; from the coding sequence ATGAGTCTTACCCTTAACGATATCAAGCACCCGAAGATCAGTACTTGGGTGAATGAAATGATTGCCATGTGCGAACCGGACAACGTCGTTGTCGTTGACGGCTCCAAGGAAGAATACGATGCCCTTATGCAGAAGTGCGTCAAGGCTGGCCTCGCCACGAAGCTCGCCAAGAAGGAAAACTGCTACCTGTTCCGTTCTCTCCCGTCTGATGTGGCCCGCGTCGAATCCCGTACCTTCATTTCCTCTGTGAAGGAAGAAGATGCAGGTCCGACCAACCACTGGATCGACCCGTCTGAACTCAAGCAGACGATGCGTAAGCTCTATAAGGGTTGTATGCACGGCCGTACCATGTACGTGATTCCGTTCTGCATGGGCCCGCTCGGCTCCCCGATTTCCAAGAACGGTATCGAAGTCACGGACTCCGAATACGTTGTTCTCAACATGGACATCATGACTCGCGCCGGTAAGAAGGTTCTCGACATCTTCAATGCAGACGTGAACGCTGAATTCGTTCCGTGCCTCCACTCCGTTGGTAAGCCGCTCCGCGAATGCGAAAGCGACAACGGCATCTGGCCCTGCGCTGACGTTGAATACAAGTACATCACTCAGTTCCCCGAAGAACGCCTCATTTGGTCCTACGGTTCGGGCTACGGTGGAAACGCTCTTCTCGGTAAGAAGTGCTTCGCTCTCCGTATCGCTACCGTTCTCGCTCGCGACGAAGGCTGGCTCGCTGAACACATGCTCATCCTCAAGCTCACCAACCCGAAGGGCGAAGTCAAGTACGTGACTGGCGCATTCCCGTCTGCTTGCGGTAAGACGAACCTCGCCATGCTCATCCCGACTATCCCGGGCTGGAAGGTCGAAACCATCGGTGACGACATTGCATGGATGAAGTTTGGTAAGGATGGCCGTCTCTACGCTATCAACCCGGAAGCTGGCTTCTTCGGCGTTGCTCCGGGCACCTCTGCAGAATCCAACAAGAACGCTCTTATCTCTGCAGAAAAGAACACCATTTACACCAACTGCGCCCTCACTGAAGACGGCGACGTGTGGTGGGAAGGCATCGGCTACCCGGCTAAGGGCAAGCTCGTTGACTGGAAGGGCAAGACCCGTGACGCTCTCCCGAAGGACAAGGCTCCTAAGGGCGAAGAAATGGCTCACCCGAACGCTCGCTTCACCGCTCCGGCCAAGCAGTGCCCGTGCATCGCTAAGGAATGGGAAGATCCGGCAGGCGTGCCTATCTCTGCAATCCTCTTCGGTGGCCGTCGTCCGTCCACCATTCCTCTGGTTCACCAGTCCCTCAGCTGGAACCACGGCGTGTTCCTCGGCTCCATCGTGGGTTCCGAAATCACGGCTGCCTCTACGATTGACGCCTCTCAGGTCGGTAAGATCCGTCGCGACCCGTTCGCCATCCTCCCGTTCTGCGGCTACAACATGGGTGACTACTTCAAGCACTGGATCGAAATCGGTAAGAAGTCTACCGAAGACAAGCTCCCGAAGATCTTCTACGTGAACTGGTTCCGCAAGGATGCCAACAACGAAAAGCTTCCGGGTGGCTTCATGTGGCCGGGTTACGGCGACAACAGCCGCGTGCTCGCTTGGATCTTCGACCGCTGCAACGGTGTTGACAACGCTGTCGAAACTCCGATCGGTTACATGCCGAAGGAAGGCGCCATCAATACTGATGGTCTCGCTGACTACTATAAGGAAACTCTCCCGCAGATCACGAAGGTTGACGTGGAAGGCTGGAAGAAGGAACTCGCCGACGTTAAGGAAAACCACTATCCGAAGTTCGGCAAGCACCTCCCGAAGGAACTCTCCGAAATCATCGACATGATCCAGGATCGCCTCAATAAAGCCTAA
- a CDS encoding GH36-type glycosyl hydrolase domain-containing protein, with the protein MATKQKKSVKKVASKKAPAAQYGYFDDAAKEYVLTTPATPIKWCNYVGTLNFGGIVDTTGGTLVCKGDPALNRITKYIAQMPCSDFKASTIYIRIKEAKGYKVFSPFVVPTLTKMDKWECHVGLSYMRWIAECCGLRTQVTIFVPTGSNTLLQDIQVTNLGGAAKEVDIIPVYEFSHFEAEKQLTNADWVPQTMTLKGHWEKDGHVVLEQYAYMKRDYAVNYVTANCKVGSFDGDRRVFLGANEMGSWAAPLSLANKELSNSECDRGDNIAALMIHGGKIAAKKTFRCCTQLGQEQSLKVAAKAIAKYRDLKNVDKAFDELAKFWENYLSTIQVKTPDASFNTMVNVHNPRQCHTTKNWSRYLSLYQLGYGTSRGIGYRDSTQDLMGVMSHMPEEALVLTKNLISVQRPEGNAMHQYAPLALAEDNGNEANAGDSREKAGVKDAKGNPMYADWYGDDHLWIILTVASYLKETGKMDLLKEEIPFYVAGKKRKDRPKGTVLEHLKRALKFTREHLGKHNLPLLGFADWNDCMNLPLGAESTFNTALYAKALLEMMDIEEALGDKKAVEMYKGWYEDVKAAFNKSAWDGKWWTRWFDKDGNGYGVAKAKYGKIYCNGQSWPVIAGIAYGDRAKQGMDSLNKLLNTKYGVKSSTPGYRGFEPAVGGISTYPPGAKENGGIFLHTNPWVMIAETILGRGDNAFQYYNQINPASKNGILDIFESEPYCYPQNILGDEHKQFGMGRNAWLSGTSTWTYQAATQFIIGIRANYKGLVVDPCIPSKWNGFEATRKFRGATYQITVKNPKHVCKGVAKMVVDGKEIDSNVAPIFTKGVHKVEVTMG; encoded by the coding sequence ATGGCTACAAAACAGAAGAAGAGTGTCAAGAAGGTCGCCTCCAAGAAGGCTCCGGCCGCCCAGTACGGCTACTTCGATGACGCCGCGAAAGAATACGTGCTTACCACGCCGGCAACCCCGATCAAGTGGTGCAACTACGTTGGTACTTTGAACTTCGGCGGTATCGTGGATACCACCGGCGGTACCCTGGTTTGCAAGGGCGACCCCGCCCTGAACCGTATCACCAAGTACATCGCCCAGATGCCGTGCTCTGATTTCAAGGCCAGCACCATCTATATCCGTATCAAGGAAGCCAAGGGCTACAAGGTGTTCTCTCCGTTTGTCGTTCCCACCCTCACCAAGATGGACAAGTGGGAATGCCACGTGGGTCTTTCTTACATGCGTTGGATCGCCGAATGCTGCGGCCTCCGCACCCAGGTGACGATTTTCGTCCCGACCGGCTCCAACACTCTCCTCCAGGACATCCAGGTGACGAACCTCGGTGGTGCCGCCAAGGAAGTGGACATTATCCCGGTTTATGAATTCAGCCACTTCGAAGCCGAAAAGCAGCTCACGAACGCCGACTGGGTCCCGCAGACCATGACCCTCAAGGGCCACTGGGAAAAGGACGGCCATGTGGTGCTCGAACAGTATGCTTACATGAAGCGCGACTACGCCGTGAACTACGTGACCGCCAACTGCAAGGTCGGTAGCTTCGACGGTGACCGCCGCGTGTTCCTCGGTGCCAACGAAATGGGCTCCTGGGCCGCTCCGCTCAGCCTCGCCAACAAGGAACTTTCCAACAGTGAATGTGACCGTGGCGACAACATCGCCGCCCTCATGATTCACGGTGGCAAGATTGCCGCCAAGAAGACCTTCCGCTGCTGCACCCAGCTCGGTCAGGAACAGAGCCTCAAGGTCGCCGCCAAGGCCATCGCCAAGTACCGCGACCTCAAGAACGTCGACAAGGCTTTCGACGAACTCGCCAAGTTCTGGGAAAACTACCTCTCCACGATCCAGGTGAAGACTCCGGACGCCTCCTTCAACACGATGGTGAACGTCCACAACCCGCGCCAGTGCCACACCACCAAGAACTGGAGCCGCTACCTCTCCCTGTACCAGCTGGGTTACGGCACCAGCCGCGGTATCGGTTACCGTGACTCCACGCAGGACTTGATGGGCGTGATGAGCCACATGCCGGAAGAAGCCTTGGTCCTCACCAAGAACCTCATCTCCGTGCAGCGCCCCGAAGGTAACGCCATGCACCAGTACGCCCCGCTCGCCCTCGCCGAAGACAACGGCAACGAAGCGAACGCCGGTGACTCCCGCGAAAAGGCCGGTGTCAAGGATGCCAAGGGCAATCCGATGTATGCCGACTGGTACGGCGATGACCACCTCTGGATCATCCTCACCGTGGCTTCTTACCTCAAGGAAACCGGCAAGATGGACCTCCTCAAGGAAGAGATCCCGTTCTACGTCGCCGGCAAGAAGCGCAAGGATCGTCCGAAGGGCACTGTCCTCGAACACTTGAAGCGCGCCCTGAAGTTCACCCGTGAACACCTCGGCAAGCACAACCTCCCGCTCCTCGGCTTTGCCGACTGGAACGACTGCATGAACCTGCCCCTCGGTGCAGAATCCACGTTCAACACCGCCTTGTACGCCAAGGCCTTGCTCGAAATGATGGACATCGAAGAAGCCCTCGGCGACAAGAAGGCTGTGGAAATGTACAAGGGCTGGTACGAAGACGTCAAGGCCGCCTTCAACAAGAGCGCCTGGGATGGCAAGTGGTGGACCCGTTGGTTCGACAAGGACGGCAACGGCTACGGTGTCGCCAAGGCCAAGTACGGCAAGATTTACTGTAACGGTCAGTCCTGGCCGGTCATCGCCGGCATCGCTTACGGCGACCGCGCCAAGCAGGGCATGGACAGCCTGAACAAGCTCCTCAACACCAAGTACGGCGTGAAGAGCTCCACTCCGGGTTACCGCGGCTTTGAACCGGCCGTGGGTGGCATCTCCACCTATCCTCCCGGAGCCAAGGAAAACGGCGGTATCTTCCTCCACACCAACCCGTGGGTGATGATTGCCGAAACGATCCTCGGCCGTGGCGACAATGCCTTCCAGTACTACAACCAAATTAACCCGGCTTCCAAGAACGGAATTCTCGATATCTTCGAGTCTGAACCGTATTGCTATCCGCAGAACATCCTCGGCGACGAACACAAGCAGTTCGGCATGGGCCGTAACGCATGGCTCTCCGGTACCTCCACCTGGACGTACCAGGCTGCCACGCAGTTCATCATCGGTATCCGCGCCAACTACAAGGGCCTTGTGGTCGATCCTTGCATTCCTTCTAAGTGGAATGGCTTCGAAGCGACCCGTAAGTTCCGTGGCGCTACCTACCAGATCACGGTGAAGAACCCGAAGCACGTTTGCAAGGGTGTCGCCAAGATGGTGGTTGACGGCAAGGAAATCGATTCCAATGTCGCCCCGATCTTTACGAAGGGTGTCCATAAAGTCGAAGTCACCATGGGCTAA
- a CDS encoding sugar phosphate nucleotidyltransferase translates to MKVVLPVAGNGLRLRPYTEDRPKCLLPLAGKTIIDWIVEDTVCLNPSETIFITGYKAEKMDDFLAAKPEWGKTRTVVQSNPQGLGEAISLALPYANDDEPLLIILGDTLFEADLSILTTAQENILYTFKVEDPKRFGVAVTDKDGRIERLVEKPQEFVSDEAIVGIYYIKDVKALKACLKHLMDNDIRTKGEFQLTDALEMMIEQGCRFRTAPVSKWLDCGLVETLLETNAHVLNRNDNSAERSFPNTTIIGPCYIGKNAKIHGCKIGPNVSIGDDCEISGCEISDAIVWNGVKIANGKISNTVVHK, encoded by the coding sequence ATGAAAGTAGTATTGCCTGTTGCCGGGAACGGTCTTAGACTCCGTCCCTACACAGAAGACCGCCCCAAGTGTCTCCTGCCTTTGGCGGGCAAGACGATTATAGATTGGATCGTCGAGGACACGGTTTGCTTGAATCCCTCCGAGACGATTTTTATTACTGGCTACAAGGCCGAGAAAATGGACGATTTTTTGGCGGCAAAGCCGGAATGGGGCAAGACCCGCACGGTCGTCCAGTCCAATCCGCAGGGCTTGGGGGAGGCGATAAGCCTCGCGCTCCCTTATGCAAACGACGACGAACCGCTCTTGATTATCCTCGGCGATACGCTTTTTGAGGCCGATTTGAGCATTTTGACGACCGCCCAGGAGAACATCCTCTACACATTCAAGGTCGAAGACCCGAAGCGTTTCGGAGTTGCCGTGACCGACAAGGACGGCCGTATCGAGCGCCTGGTCGAAAAGCCCCAGGAGTTCGTGAGCGACGAGGCCATTGTTGGCATATATTATATCAAGGATGTGAAGGCGCTCAAGGCTTGCCTCAAGCACTTGATGGATAACGATATTCGCACCAAGGGCGAGTTCCAGCTGACGGATGCCCTCGAGATGATGATCGAGCAGGGTTGCCGGTTCCGCACGGCCCCGGTCAGCAAGTGGCTTGACTGCGGTCTTGTCGAGACGCTCCTGGAGACGAACGCCCACGTATTGAACAGGAATGACAATTCTGCTGAACGTTCCTTCCCGAATACGACGATCATCGGCCCGTGCTACATTGGCAAGAACGCCAAGATCCACGGATGCAAAATCGGCCCGAACGTCTCGATTGGCGACGATTGCGAAATCTCGGGCTGCGAGATCAGCGACGCTATCGTTTGGAACGGCGTGAAGATTGCCAACGGCAAAATCAGCAACACAGTTGTGCACAAGTAA
- the glgC gene encoding glucose-1-phosphate adenylyltransferase: MSWSYSREHQKNILCMIMAGGQGSRLQPLTRDRAKPAVHFGGTYRIIDFVLNNFINSGIFKIKVLTQFKSDSLNKHISAAWNLNASLDQYVDLVPAQMRTGDDWYRGTADAIFQNINLITDERPDLVAIFGGDHIYKMDINQMIDFHLSRAALLTIAAIPVPVSEASEFGIIEVDADHRMIGFEEKPKQPKEMPGNPGWCLASMGNYLFTSKFLVRELMKGAQNGATDFGKHIIPSLYKDYPVYVYDFNTNIVRGEKASTKGYWRDVGTLDAFFEANMDLCSEQPPFDLYNNYWPIRTFNWNQPPARFFAGDNESHQGAAIDSIVSAGCIIGGGTVVKSILSPGVTIQKDALVEEAILFPNVTIGPGAKVRRAIIEKGLHIPAGFQIGYDLERDRKLFHVTESGIVVLAKDTIIKA; this comes from the coding sequence ATGAGTTGGTCTTATTCCAGGGAACACCAGAAAAACATACTTTGCATGATCATGGCCGGCGGACAAGGAAGCCGCCTGCAGCCCCTCACCCGCGACCGCGCGAAACCAGCCGTCCATTTTGGCGGAACCTACCGCATCATCGACTTCGTCCTGAACAATTTCATCAATTCCGGCATATTCAAAATCAAGGTCCTCACGCAGTTCAAAAGCGACTCGCTAAACAAACACATTTCCGCCGCATGGAACCTGAACGCGAGCCTGGACCAGTATGTGGACCTTGTTCCTGCACAAATGCGCACTGGCGACGATTGGTATCGCGGCACCGCAGACGCCATCTTTCAAAATATCAACCTGATTACCGACGAGCGTCCGGACCTGGTCGCCATCTTTGGCGGAGACCACATCTACAAGATGGACATCAACCAGATGATTGATTTCCACCTCTCCCGCGCCGCCCTCCTGACCATCGCCGCCATCCCCGTCCCCGTGTCAGAAGCGAGCGAATTCGGCATTATCGAGGTGGACGCCGACCACCGCATGATTGGTTTCGAAGAAAAGCCCAAGCAGCCCAAGGAGATGCCGGGCAACCCCGGCTGGTGCCTCGCCAGCATGGGCAACTACCTTTTCACCAGCAAGTTCCTTGTACGCGAGCTCATGAAGGGCGCCCAAAACGGTGCAACCGACTTCGGCAAGCACATCATCCCAAGCCTTTACAAGGACTACCCCGTTTACGTGTACGACTTCAACACGAACATCGTGCGCGGCGAAAAAGCATCGACCAAGGGCTACTGGCGCGACGTGGGTACGCTCGACGCCTTCTTCGAAGCAAACATGGACCTGTGCTCCGAGCAGCCGCCCTTTGACCTCTACAACAACTACTGGCCCATCCGCACGTTCAACTGGAACCAGCCGCCCGCACGCTTCTTTGCCGGCGACAACGAGAGCCACCAGGGCGCAGCCATCGACTCCATCGTGTCGGCGGGCTGCATCATCGGCGGCGGCACCGTCGTCAAGAGCATCCTCTCGCCGGGTGTGACCATCCAGAAGGACGCCCTAGTGGAAGAAGCGATTCTGTTCCCGAACGTGACCATTGGACCGGGCGCCAAGGTTCGCCGCGCCATTATCGAGAAGGGTCTTCACATCCCGGCAGGCTTCCAAATCGGTTATGACCTGGAACGCGACCGCAAGCTCTTCCACGTGACCGAATCGGGCATCGTGGTGCTCGCGAAGGACACAATCATCAAGGCATAA
- a CDS encoding PadR family transcriptional regulator: MNRYDLVLLGLILEHERSGYDIITEIRDRELDRWANLSTSTVYNRLTTLEKNECIVGRAERDGNRPERMVFNITDKGRDVLRKEVLKHLTGFNDDPRTLGFAFLYGADNKELIRTLEAHERRLVQEIENLEKMIAEEPRPTLYPEGPFLNCMSRDHILVELKYVRAAIGILRDPIRNKKLDGYFYINFGNRDFENFNQKKD, from the coding sequence ATGAACCGTTACGATTTGGTCCTGCTAGGCCTCATTTTGGAGCACGAGCGCAGTGGCTATGATATTATTACCGAGATTCGCGACCGCGAATTGGACCGCTGGGCGAACTTGAGTACATCCACTGTCTATAACCGCCTGACGACACTTGAAAAGAACGAATGCATCGTTGGTCGCGCCGAACGCGACGGCAACCGCCCTGAACGCATGGTCTTCAATATCACCGACAAGGGGAGGGATGTGTTGCGCAAGGAGGTCCTCAAGCACCTGACTGGCTTCAATGACGACCCGCGTACCTTGGGTTTTGCCTTCCTTTATGGCGCCGATAATAAGGAACTGATTCGCACTCTTGAGGCTCACGAACGCCGCCTGGTGCAAGAAATCGAGAACTTGGAGAAGATGATTGCCGAGGAACCGCGCCCCACGCTCTACCCGGAAGGCCCGTTCCTCAACTGTATGAGCCGTGACCATATTCTTGTGGAACTCAAGTACGTGCGTGCCGCCATCGGCATCTTGCGCGACCCCATCCGCAACAAGAAGCTCGACGGCTACTTCTACATCAACTTCGGCAACCGCGATTTCGAGAACTTCAACCAGAAGAAAGACTAG
- a CDS encoding C40 family peptidase: MTIADYALKFVGRPYIWGGDGSGKCSGGFDCSGLVLECLLAFGIIPQIDLTAQGIYDILYNQLIWSSVERGKEKPDDILFFGKDLKHITHVAIAIGNGLMVEAGGGGSKCKTAATSTGMVRVRPISWRKDLVAALRE; encoded by the coding sequence ATGACTATTGCTGATTACGCCCTGAAATTTGTCGGCCGTCCCTACATCTGGGGCGGTGATGGTTCCGGAAAGTGTAGCGGAGGCTTTGACTGCAGCGGCCTTGTCTTGGAATGCCTGTTGGCGTTCGGAATTATTCCCCAGATTGACTTGACTGCACAAGGTATCTACGATATTCTCTATAATCAGCTTATTTGGAGTTCTGTCGAGCGAGGAAAGGAAAAGCCCGACGACATCCTATTCTTCGGAAAGGACCTTAAACACATCACGCACGTCGCAATAGCCATCGGAAACGGTCTGATGGTCGAGGCAGGTGGCGGCGGCTCAAAATGCAAAACGGCTGCGACATCGACGGGAATGGTACGCGTGCGCCCGATATCCTGGCGCAAGGACCTTGTCGCCGCATTGAGAGAATGA